The segment CTGATTTTCATTACCGCAAAACCAAAGCTCGCCAGCGCCCGAAGAACATCGCTGGCCGACATTTTTCGCAGCCTGCTCATGCGGCGAGCGGCAGTTCCACGACTATTTGGATCCGAGGCTGGTCGACAAAACCGACAGCATTCATGTCTTCATCTTCCAGGTGGAGAGCCATTGCTTCGCGGAGGTTCTCAACCAACTCGTCGAGCGATTTGCCCTGCGTGACAACCGCGAATTCCAGACATTCGGCAACGTAAATGCCGCCGTCTGAATTCACGACGCAATGAATGATCTCGCGAAGCGAAGGCGCGCCTGCTCCTTTGCGTGAGTTCGAGGTCCGTACCGGCGGCGCTGCCTGCTTGCGGCGATACTCGGGCTCGATTTGGTACTGGCCACGACCAGTTCGCTGAAAGTAATTCCATTTGTGAGCGTGGTTCTGTGGAGCGTTCTTGCAGCATCGGCTTACAACGTGGGTTCGGACAGAACTCTGGTTGAGGTGCGGAAGAGCACGCACGATCTCATCGGGCGTGAAGCTCCAGTCATGGCGCACGGAAGCGATTTCATTCGCAGTCCGCAACACCTCTTCGTGTACAGGCATAGCGGGCCTCCTTGACAATTGTATAATACTTGATAATACAGATTGTCAGTTCGTTGTCATGGCTTCAGCACGATTTTCCCAAACATCTGGCTCTTCTCCATGCGCTCGTGGGCGGCGCGGGCTTCCGCCAGCGGGAAAGCGGAGTCCACCACGCCCTTTACCCTGCCGCTGAAGACGTGCTTCAGAACCTCGTGCAGTTCGCCCATGGTGCCCATGTAAGATCCGAGGAACGCCAGTTGCTTGGCGAACAGGACGCGGAGGTCGAATTCAGCTTTGGGGCCGCTGGTCGCACCACAAGTCACGATGGCGCCGCCCGGTTTCAGCGACTTCATACTCTCGCCCCAGGTGGCCTGGCCGACGTGTTCGATGACGATGTCGCACATTTGCTTGCTGGTGATGCGTTTGACCTCGTCGGAGATTTTCTGCGTGTAGTGGTTGATGACCTCGTCGGCGCCGAGCTCGCGCGCTCGCTGTATTTTGTGTTCGTCGCCGGCGGTCGCGATCACGTAGGCGTTAAACAGCTTGCCAATCTGGATGGCGGCCATGCCGACGCCGGAGTTCGCGCCCAACACGAGTACGTTCTGCCCAGGACGGATTTGGGCGCGGGTAACCATCATGTGCCAGGCGGTCAGTCCGACCAGCGGCACGGCCGAGGCTTCTTCGAAGCTAAGCGAGTCGGGGATGGGAATGACGAAATCGCGGCGCACGGCGATCAGCTCGCAATTCCCGCCGTCCACACCGTTGCCGAGCACGGTGAAGTCGCGGCACATGTTCTGCACGCCGGAGGCGCAGAAGTGGCAGTGCCCGCAGAAAACCATGGGCGCAACGATCACGCGCTGGCCCTTTTGCAACCCCGTAACGTACTCGCCGACCTCCACCACCTCCCCGGCCACGTCGCTGCCCAAGAGGTGCGGCAACTTCACACCAGGCAGGCCCTTGCGGACCCAGAGGTCAAGATGGTTCATGGCGCAGGCGCGCACCCGCACCAGCACCTGGTCTTTACGCAGTTGAGGATCGGGGACATCTTCGTACTGCAGGACTTCCGGGCCGCCAAACTCATGGAATCGGACTGCTTTCATGGCGCGCTCCTCGGCCATCCCTCGGCGGGCAATTGGAAACGGATCAAAGTACCACAACAGCTATGGCAGGGGTACACCAGAGGATCAGGCAGGCGAGGCAGGCCAGCGACTCGGATGGTGGGGTGTGTAGGGCCTCCCTGCATTTCTGCGGCGGCCAGGATGCAGTCCCTCAGTTCATGTCCATCATCATTCGATTCCCTTTTTTCGTGCTGGTCATGATGGTGGTGAAACCGGCTGGAATATCGAGCCATGCCTCGGCCAGCGTGATCTGGAGGACGACCTTCATCTCGGGATCGGAGATTTCATTGGCCAGTTTGGTGGCCCACGCGGGTGAGATGCGCGCCGCGGGGCGGAGGAAGCTGCGGTAGGCCGCCGTCGAAGGCCAGTACGCCTTGAGCGCCTTGTTGGGATCATCGGCGTTGCTGTCCCGCTCATAGGCCTTGTCCGCGGCCTTCAAACCCTTCTCTACGGTCTTCTTGGCTGCTTCGCTGTCATCCATGGAGACATACGTGTCTGCCGCCGAAGCAAGCGTGCGAAGTTGCTGGTCGAGGTCGAGCTGCGGGACGAGGTCAAGGAGTTTTTCCAGCGCCTGATGCGCCACGCTCGCGTTCTTCTTCCAAATGTTGCGCGCGATGATTTGATAGGCCTGGGCGCGCAGTTCCGGACGGGCAATCAATGGCACACTGGCGAGTGCGTCCTGGGGATGCGCGGCGGCATCGGAAACGATCTTCGACATTTGCTGCATCTCGATGGCAGATGGGATGCGCGGCCCGCGATTACCGCCTCCCTGGGGAGCGCGGCCATCGGTCACGCTCATAGTGCCGAATTGCGACTCATTCGGACCGTCCGTCGGGTTCAGCGAGCTCGTGCCTTGTGGGTACTTGGCGAGCAGCGTCCGAACCTGTTGGTAATCCTCCACCATCTTCTTGGCGCCCGATTCATCCAATTCCCTCAGCACGGGCAGGAGCTGAAAAAGGCGGAACTCGTAATAGGAGTTAAACGCCACCGCGCCTTTGCTCGAGGCCATCGAGATGCGCAAACCGCTGCTGCGCTCCACTTGCGCCTTGGCCTGCTTGAGCACCTCGGCGATGGCTTCCAGTACGGTTCCCTTGGGAACCTTGCGCCAGAAACCAGTAATCAGGTCGGCGAAGTCTCCTCCGCCCATCATGGCGCCGGTGTGTTGGTTGTTGCGGTAGCTCACGAGCGCCACATTGAAGGTGTTCACCAGATCGGCGGAGCGTTCCGGCGGAAGCGCCGACATGATGCTGGCGGCAGCATCGTAAGGCATCTCCTTCTCTGCCCCGGCCCGATAGAGGACCTGCAAGGCGTGATCCAGATCTTTGTTCTTCTGGTAGTACTGCAGCAGGCTGCGCAACACCGCCCCGCGGGATTCTGGGGCGACCTGGTCCAGGAGTTCATCAACGCGTTGCGGCGCCAGTGGCACCAGTGCCTGAAGGATTTGCTCCTCCAGCTTGCTCTTGGTATGCAAGCTGTCGTCGTCCATGGCGCGTGTCGCTGCCAGCGCGTCCTCCATCAATTGCAGGGCCTTCTTCTTGTTGGTCGGCTGGTAGGCGCGCGCCACTTCCCGCAGCGCATAGGCGCGCATGCCGCCCTCCAGGCCGGAAGCCTGCGCCTCGGCAAATTCCAGCATCTGGCGGCCGCGTTTGAGTTGTTCCGGCGCGACGCTCGGGTTCGAAGCGTCGGGCCTGGGGCCGCGCCGCTCGGCCGTGATCGCCGTCTCTTGCTGCACTGTAACGGGGTCTTGCGAGTTTTGCGAGTAGGCGGCGGCAGAGAAGGCGAGCAGGACAGCAAGCGTTCGGAAGCGCATGCGGACATTCTCCAGCCTCGGAGTCTAGACGTACTCCCAGCAGCTTAGACGTCCGCCCCGAGAAAAGGTTAGGAACATCACAGCCAGAGGAAGCGCGATTTGTTACCCTTTTGCATATGGCACGTTCGCCCAGCTTTTGCGGAGTCATTCTCGCCGCCGGCGAATCGTCGCGCATGGGGCGCGACAAGGCGCTCCTGCCGTGGCGAGATTCAACGTTTCTGGGCGGGGCGATTGATTTGCTGGCTCCGCTCACCGATATGGTAATCGTGGTCGGTGGCGACAACACGCCCAACCTGGAGCCGCTGGTGTATGCGGCGAGCGCGTTTCTGGTCGTCAACCGCGAGCCACAGCGCGGGCAGTTCAGCTCGCTGCGTCTGGGGTTGCAGGAGGTGATGAACCGCGGTCGCGATGCGGCGATCATCGCACTCGTGGACCGCCCGCCCGCCACTCCTGCCACGGTGGCGCTTTTGAAGGATCGTTTTCTGGAGCGCTCCCCGGAGGGCATCTGGGCGGTGGTTCCACGACACGGTGAGCGCAATGGACACCCCCTGGTGGTGGGGCGCGAAATGATCAATGCGTTCCTGTCGGCTCCGCCCACCGTCACCGCGCGCGATGTCGAGCACGCGCACCTGCAGCGCATCCAGTATGTGAGCGTGGACGATCCTCTGGTAGCCTGGAACGTCGATACGCCCGAAGATTACCAACGGATCGCCAGCGGATGAGCACTCCTCAAAGCTCCCACACTTCCCTCTCGCCGCGCGCCGAGGAGTTTATTGCGTCGGTGCTGAATCTCGGCCCACGCCTC is part of the Terriglobia bacterium genome and harbors:
- a CDS encoding type II toxin-antitoxin system HicB family antitoxin, whose protein sequence is MIHCVVNSDGGIYVAECLEFAVVTQGKSLDELVENLREAMALHLEDEDMNAVGFVDQPRIQIVVELPLAA
- a CDS encoding nucleotidyltransferase family protein, which encodes MARSPSFCGVILAAGESSRMGRDKALLPWRDSTFLGGAIDLLAPLTDMVIVVGGDNTPNLEPLVYAASAFLVVNREPQRGQFSSLRLGLQEVMNRGRDAAIIALVDRPPATPATVALLKDRFLERSPEGIWAVVPRHGERNGHPLVVGREMINAFLSAPPTVTARDVEHAHLQRIQYVSVDDPLVAWNVDTPEDYQRIASG
- a CDS encoding zinc-binding dehydrogenase, with amino-acid sequence MKAVRFHEFGGPEVLQYEDVPDPQLRKDQVLVRVRACAMNHLDLWVRKGLPGVKLPHLLGSDVAGEVVEVGEYVTGLQKGQRVIVAPMVFCGHCHFCASGVQNMCRDFTVLGNGVDGGNCELIAVRRDFVIPIPDSLSFEEASAVPLVGLTAWHMMVTRAQIRPGQNVLVLGANSGVGMAAIQIGKLFNAYVIATAGDEHKIQRARELGADEVINHYTQKISDEVKRITSKQMCDIVIEHVGQATWGESMKSLKPGGAIVTCGATSGPKAEFDLRVLFAKQLAFLGSYMGTMGELHEVLKHVFSGRVKGVVDSAFPLAEARAAHERMEKSQMFGKIVLKP